Genomic segment of Melanotaenia boesemani isolate fMelBoe1 chromosome 10, fMelBoe1.pri, whole genome shotgun sequence:
TATGTAATTGAAACACACACTTGTCATTATGTAAGTGGTTTAATGtgtatctttttatttctttttagaaatacaaaagaagaaagaaaaggatgCGCTTTTAGCTAAGAGGGTTGAGTTAAAGTCGGACCGTAAAGCACGAGCCATGGCTTCAAGAACTAAGGACAATTTCAAAGGCTACAATGGCATCCCGGTGGTCGAGGTTCCTAAAAAGAGGGGCCAGAAATTAGATATGCAGCAAAGTAGTTCAAAGGATACTGAAAGATTTAATTATAATTCATATGACCCACTAGATGATGAAGATAATTATGAGTATGAGCAGACAGATTCAGAGCCAGAGGAGGAGCCAGAGCCTTCGAGACCAGGTAGAACCACAGGTACTAGTGGAAGCAATAGTAGTAGCAAATTACTTTCTAAAAAACACAGTGGGCCACCCAAATCTGCGCCATCTCCTCTGAACTTTGCTGACTTACTGAAGCTAGCAGAGAAGAAGCAGTTTGAGCCAGTTGAGCTAAAACCTAAGgtggtgaaaaatgaagaacGACTCCGCACAGCTGATGAGATCCGAGAACTGGAGATGGAGCGCAAGGCTAAGAGAACTGACAAAAATAGAGACTCCAAGACAACTAAAGAAAGAGACAGCAAGCCTCAGTCTAGCTCTAGTTTGGTTAGAAAAAGCGCACTcgagaaggaaaaaaagcagtgcaaaccacaaaaaaactttttagaGAATCCCAGTGGCTTAGGCAAAAAGTCGCTCTCAACACTAACTAGCGATAGAGGCCTTTCCTCTTCCAAGTCCTCTGTTAGTGATAGAGAAAGGGATAGAATAAGGGTAACTCACAGTAATAGAGAAATTTCCAATATGAGCTTGTCTAACACATCAGGTGCTGTCCTTAATAAATTCCATTCAAAAGCCACATCGTCTCAGGTTCCAGCCAAGCAAGGGGGCCCCAGGCCCTCATCTAGCCACAAATCCAGTGCCTCAAGTGACCTTAGCTTCAGAAAAGAAAGTTCATCATCACTTCAAAAAGGAACTTCAAGTAATCCAGGAAACAGACCTTCTACTACAGCTGCAACAAGCCAAAAGTCTCAACATCGGAACTCTCAACAAACCAGGCCCAGTCAGGGTAGCTCCTTCAAGCAAGGACCTACAGTTGGAAGTATGAAGTCTAGTAAGGGAGAATCATTAAGGCCTGGATTTAATTCTACTGGAAAATCAAGTGGGAATCCAGCGATGAGACCTTCTTCAGGTGGTCCTCCTAAAGCAGGAAACCAACCTCAGGGAAGGCCTCTAGGTGTGCCCCAGAAAAGACCTGTTAATATGCCACAGGTCAGGCCGGGGGGGAGTGGCCTACAGGGTCACCCTGGAGGTGGTGGATCCCGACCGTCAGGCGCTGGACCAGGTAGACCTTGTAGCGGTGGACCAGTACCCGGACGGCCAGCTGGCAACTTTGGCTCagggcctggcagacccaaatgCACTGTGGTATCAGAAACCATCTCATCCAAGAATGTTGGTGGGCCTAGACTGGGAGTCCCCCCTCGACCAGGCATGCAACAGAGACCAGGAATGGGGCCTAGACCGGGAATGCCACCCAGACCTATGATGAACAGACCACCAGGTAGGATCCAGAGACAGTatagccccgtttccaccagcAGGTGCTGATCGGGTCAGTATGCTCGTGTTTCTATACGTgtaaactgggaagggtaccctaatatctgACCCAACCCgtcctactttgttgggacccttcTGTTGGGGTACCAGTCTAACCGATctgacccaaaagggtggagtttgacacactgcaatcaaTCGAttagttgagaaaaaaaatcactttccGTGTGACCTGGCATAAAAAGCAGGAGtcgctccttgtttagagcaacatattttctttttggttattgaatctctgtttaaaatgccGTTATGAGGCACCGTCAAGaataaagaacacaaactgttttaaGACTGCCATTTTCCTGCTTTTGATTCTGAGTtgtgttttggttatactttaagCAAGGCGTTGCGATGGCGTCATGCTAGTATGTAGCTGAGCATCTATCGCTATCAGGCTGATACTCCGCCTCTTGAGTAAGGTTAcgggttggctgtggaaacgcaacaagattacagtttacaatcCATATCTGCACCCTAACCGTCCTGTTCCGCCCGCACacgttggtggaaacgaggtTTAAGATGACACTGCTAAGATTTGGATTTGTCAATAATGCGCCATGCATACAGATGCCAAAAGtattaacacaaataaaatgttaacagtAGTACTACTGAAAtaatatgtaaagaaaacaaatgcttATTTCTATCTGTATATTCTCTTCTTTCTCCTAATAAGAGCAGCATTAAAGCATATTTCTGTCTTTACTGTCTGCTCAGTTAGTTTAATGATATTTTCAAGTTATTTTGCAAACTACCTGAAACAACAATCAGTATTACAAGAGCAAGCATTTGTTTGTCACACTGAATCAAATGTGTCAGCAACACTCTGACAGCCTTTGTCATTATTACTGGGTCACAGAGCAGCaggcttgttttcttttaacaaagatggataaaacatttcaatgtCATCAACCTTCTGGTGTGAAATGTACGTTTGCCAACTTGAATTTAGAACAGAAATCTGCAGTCGCATCATCATTCCACAATGttaaaaaggctggaaaaagGAAGTATAACAATATAATTTATGTTTTCCAGGACCAATGTTACCACCCATCACATCTTCATACAAGAGAAAatatgaggatgaggaggagtaCGATTCTGAAATGGAAGATTTTATTGACGAAGAAGGTGATGAGCAAGAGGAAATTTCCAGACACATTAAGGAAATCTTTGGTTATGACCGAAACAAGTAAGTGTTGCCCCCCAGTATATTCTGCTTTAAGAATCCATGAATTTTACTGATTTGTAAATCAAACTGTATGAAATAATTATTGATTGACTTACTCAGATACAAAGATGAAAGCGACTATGCACTTAAGTTCATGGAGAGCAGCTGGAAAGATCTGCAAAAAGAGGAGTCCAGGAGGTAATGagattataataaatatatttttagagCTGTCTTTTTATCTAAaccagaatactttattaatctcagagGAAATTGTGTGCGCACATTCGCTCCATACCTAATAAAGAAAGGATAAGATAAGGTATTTATCTTTAAATCTgtatgtttgtcttttgttcttttagctTGAGATTGGCTGTACAGGAAGATCTGGAGGAAGAGCGAAGAGAGCAAGAGGATCTGAAAAGGCAATCCGCCAAGAGAAGAAAGCATTAACTAAAACTTCATTCCTGTTGCAA
This window contains:
- the spty2d1 gene encoding protein SPT2 homolog; protein product: MMDFDNILDIASQNQGLSNVQKRYSLQAGPPKKDPKSKGVNPSAIQALLKKQYMDNTKKEIQKKKEKDALLAKRVELKSDRKARAMASRTKDNFKGYNGIPVVEVPKKRGQKLDMQQSSSKDTERFNYNSYDPLDDEDNYEYEQTDSEPEEEPEPSRPGRTTGTSGSNSSSKLLSKKHSGPPKSAPSPLNFADLLKLAEKKQFEPVELKPKVVKNEERLRTADEIRELEMERKAKRTDKNRDSKTTKERDSKPQSSSSLVRKSALEKEKKQCKPQKNFLENPSGLGKKSLSTLTSDRGLSSSKSSVSDRERDRIRVTHSNREISNMSLSNTSGAVLNKFHSKATSSQVPAKQGGPRPSSSHKSSASSDLSFRKESSSSLQKGTSSNPGNRPSTTAATSQKSQHRNSQQTRPSQGSSFKQGPTVGSMKSSKGESLRPGFNSTGKSSGNPAMRPSSGGPPKAGNQPQGRPLGVPQKRPVNMPQVRPGGSGLQGHPGGGGSRPSGAGPGRPCSGGPVPGRPAGNFGSGPGRPKCTVVSETISSKNVGGPRLGVPPRPGMQQRPGMGPRPGMPPRPMMNRPPGPMLPPITSSYKRKYEDEEEYDSEMEDFIDEEGDEQEEISRHIKEIFGYDRNKYKDESDYALKFMESSWKDLQKEESRSLRLAVQEDLEEERREQEDLKRQSAKRRKH